The DNA sequence TTGCCGGCACAGCGCAGTGCAGCGTCGTCTTCGAACCGGACGCCCACACCGCGCTGCATCACTACGCGTGGACCCGCGATCGCCTGATCCTGGTCACGCTGCACGACGTGGCCAGCCGAGTGGAAGTGGTCCGGCCCGGCGACTGGCAGCGGCGGCCCGTCGCTGAGGTTCCGGCCAATACCAACACCGTGATCGCGGCCGCTGACGACACTGGCGACGAAATCTTCTTGGACTCAAGCGGATTCAACCGTCCGTCACGGCTGTTGCGCGGCGCCGTGGATGGGACGCTGACCGAGATCAAGTCGGCTCCCGCGTTTTTCGATGCCGACGGCCTGCAGATCAGCCAATACTTCGCCACCTCAAAAGACGGCACCGCGATCCCATACTTCGTGGTGCGCCCGGCAAACGCCACCGGCGCGACACTGCTCGGCGGCTACGGCGGATTCGAGGTGGCGCGCACCCCGGGTTACGACGGCGTGCTGGGCCGGCTGTGGCTGGAGCGCGGGGGCACCTACGTGCTGACCAACATCCGGGGCGGCGGCGAGTACGGGCCGGGCTGGCACACTCAGGCGATGCGCGCCGGCCGGCATTTGGTGGCCGAGGATTTCGCTGCGGTGGCAACCGATCTGGTAGATCGCGGCATCACTCGCGTCGAGCAGCTCGGTGCCGTCGGCGGCAGCAACGGCGGGTTGTTGATGGGCATCATGCTTACCGCCTACCCGCACCTGTTCGGCGCATTGGTGTGCCAGGTGCCGCTGCTGGACATGCGCCGCTACCATCTGCTGCTCGCCGGCGCCTCCTGGGTGGCCGAGTACGGCGACCCGGACGATCCCGACGAGTGGGAGTTCATCAGTAAATACTCGCCGTACCAGAACATTTCCGCCGATACCGCCTACCCGCCGGTGCTCATCACCACCTCCACCCGAGACGACCGGGTGCATCCGGGGCATGCCCGCAAGATGACCGCGGCACTGCAGGACGCCGGGCATCGGGTCTGGTACTACGAGAACATCGAGGGCGGACACGGCGGTGCGGCCGACAACGCCCAGGCCGCGTTCAAGTCAGCGCTGAGCTTTTCGTTCCTGTGGCGGATGCTGGGCAACCACGCCGGACGCTAACCGCTGGCCAGCCGGTGACGGCGCTGGTGTCCTACACCACGAGGTCCCCGACATCGGCCGGCCAGCCCGCCCCTCACTCGGCGCAATTCCATCCGAATGAAGTGAGTCGCCAGATCGTCGCAGCAGTGCACACCGTGCGGTATCGACCGTTCGGTCGACACTCAGGACTTGCGCAGGCCGCCCGCCAGCGCGATTCCCACCCCGACCAGCACCAACACCGCACCGGCCGCCAGGGTCAGATTGAGCCAAAGGTGCAGGCTCCCTTCGGCCACATCGGCGAGGGCATCGGTGATCCGGCGAATGTCGCCGGTCGCCTGGCTGAGCACTTGATCGAGGAGGCGCCGCGCCACTTCGACTCCCGACCAGCCGACCGCGCCCACCAGCAGCGCCGAAACACCCAGGCTCGCCAAGGCCCTGCCACGGTGCCGTGCCGCGATCAGCGTCAGGATCGCGCACAGTCCGGCCATTGCGCCCAGCACGACGGTGAGCAACGGCCCCCACACCGCGAGCCGGTGCAGCCCACCGGGACGCATGACCTCGGTGGACGTCGACGTCAGTGGCACCGTCAACGACGCCGGCAGGGTGATGGGGTAGTCGGACAACAGCTGCGTAAACGCGTCGTCACGCAACATCGGTATCACGTCGATCTCCCAGGGTCCGGGATCGCCGACGTTGAGGAGCCACGCGTGCCCGTCCCGGTTGACCCGAACGAACTGCGCCGGAAAGGACGGCCCGGAGGTGAATTGGCGGGCCGCCTGTCGTACCTCCGACGGGTCGATGCCGAAGCCACTTCCCCGGATCAGCTGCACCGTCTGAGCACTGAGTTCAGCCGCCACCGCATCCTGCAGGGCCGGTTGAGCCGCGGCACGGGCCGCCAACCGCGCGTAGCCGTCGGCGTCGATGAGGTTGTACTGCGCCCATGCCGTCGGCAGCGCCACCGCAAGGCTTGCGGTGGCCAGCAGCCAGAACAGCGTCGCGGTGAAGACGCGCACTATTTCGCGGTGCGGCGCGGTCGCGCCAACGCCAGCTTGGTGATCAGCCGGTTGCTTCGGGCCAGCGTCTTCAGCGAGTTGTGGTAGAAGTTCCCGCCCGCACCGACGTTGGTGCGCGGCGCGACGACAGTCTCCTGCCGACAGAACTTGCGGATGCCGTCCACACCGCCGAAGCGCGCTCCGATGCCCGAGGTCTTCCAGCCGCCCATCGGCGCCGTCGTGCACATCAGGTTGGAGATCACGTCGTTGACGTTCACCGCTCCGCAGTCCAACTGCAGGGCAATGTCTTTGGCCCGCGCAACGTCACGGGAGAACACCGAGGCGCTCAATCCGTAGACGCTGTCGTTGGCGAGTCGAATCGCCTCGTCGACGCTGGCGACCTTCATGATCGGCAGGGTCGGGCCGAAGGTCTCCTCGGTCATGCAGGCCATCGAGTGGTCGACGTCCACCAGCACGGTGGGCGGGTAGAAGCTGCCCGGACCGCCTGCGCGTTCACCGCCGGTCAGCGCGCGCGCCCCGGCGGCCACTGCGTCCTTGACGTGCCGCTCGGTGATGGAGAGTTGCTGGTCGCTGATCAGGGCGCCGAAGTGCTTGCCTTCGCCGGTGCCCATCTGCAGCGCCTCGACGTCGCGGACGACCGCGGCGACGAACTTGTCGTAGACGGGTTCCAGTACGTACACCCGCTCGACCGACACGCAGGTCTGCCCGGCGTTGAACATCGCGCCCCACACCGCGGCGTGCGCGGCCAGGTCGATGTCGGCGTCCTCGCACACGATCATCGGGTCTTTGCCGCCGAGTTCGAGGCTGACCGGCACCAGCCGGCTTGCGGCCCGCTCGGCGACCTTGCGCCCGGTGGCGGTGGAGCCGGTGAACTGCACGTAGTCGGAGTTGTCGATCACCGCTTCGGCCACCTCGCGCGCACCCTGCACCACCGCGAGCACGTCCGGGGCGCCGGAGGCCAGCCAGCCCTGACGAAGGACTTCGGCGGTGAGCGGGGTCTGCTCGGACGGCTTGAGCAGCACCGCGCAGCCGGCCGCCAACGCGCCGATGGCATCCATCAAGGCGTTGGCCACCGGGTAGTTCCACGGCGCGATCACGCCGACCACCGGCCGCGGCCGGTAATGGATGGCGATCTTCTTGATGCTCATCACCGGCAGCGACGCGGGCCGGGACTCCGGGGCCACCGCCTTGTCCATCACCTTGATCACGTACGACAGGATCATGATCAGCAGCGGCACCTCTTGCGCGGCGTCGGTGCTGGACTTGCCGGTCTCGGCGATCAGCAGCTTCTCGATCTCATCCCGGTGCTCGCCCAGCCACAACGCGAAACGGGCCAGGGCCTTGGCCCGGCCCTTGGCGCCGCGGCGCTCCCACTCCCGCTGCGCGGTGCGCAGTCCGGCCGCAATCTTTTCGACGTCAGCAGGGTCGGTCCACTGGACCTCGCCGGCAGTCTCCCCGGTGGCGGGGCTGAACACGGTTCCGGTGCCGGTGAAGGCGGCAACTGAGTTGGTGGCGGTCATGGCGCCATGCTAGTCCGAGCTGTGACCCGGATCGCACCGGGCCTCGACACGTGTCAAGTCTGGGGGGAGCCCTAGCTTTTTAAGCCCCGCAGGTACGCGGCCTGCCCCAGATGCTGGGCGCAGTCATCGATGATGCTGACCAGCCGGACCCCCGCCGTCACCGGCGGATCCCAATGGGTGTCGACGACTCGAGCCAGCTCGTCGGCGGTGACGCCGTCGAGGTAGCGCAGCGTCAACTGATGCACGGCGCGGTAATAGCCCGCCAGCAGGCCCGCCGGCGCACGAACCTTGGCGACCTCGGCGGGGCTGTGGCCATACCCACTGTCATCCCGCGGCAGGTCCAGGCCGAACCGATCCACCCAGCCGTCGCGAGTCCACACCTGTTCGACGTCGGCGACCTGGGCGATCTGAATGTCCTGCACCCGCGCGCTGTGCCAGAGCAGCCACGCGATGCTGTTGGCCTGGGCCGTCGGCCGATAGTCGGCCACCTCATCGGTGAGTCCGTCGGTGAGTTCGTCGGCGTGCTCGATCAGCCGGGTGAATGCGTCGCGGAGCAGGGCCTGCAAAGCGGCGGTTGTGTCGTTCTCCGTCATACCGCCCGACGCTACGCCTGGTGGCAGACCGCCTCGACGTTGTTGCCGTCCGGGTCTCGGACGAAGGCGCCGAAGTAGCCGGGGTGGTACTCGGGCCACAGCCGCGGCGCGTGCAGAGACTCGGCACCCAATCTCACTGCGGTGTCGTAGAACGCCTGCACCTGCTCGGGGTCAGCGGCGCTGAACGCGACGTGGACCTCGCGGTTGGGCCCCGAGGCGTCACCCGCGCCGGCGTCGGCAATCCAGAACGTCGGTTTTCCGTCACGTCCGTAGCCGACAGCCACACCGACGTCCAGTTGCCGCGTGTAGCCCAAGACATCGAGTACCGCGTCGTAAAACTTCTGTGATTTGGCGTAGTCGATGCAGTTGATACCCACATGGTCGATCACGAATACATCCTGGCACGAGGAACCGCCGGGTCGTAGATTGACTAGATGAGCCTCGACGTCGTGGTCCGCAACGGCACGATTGTCGACGGACTGGGCGGGCAACCCTACGTCGGCGACGTTGCGGTCCGCGACGGTGTCATCACTGAGATCGGCGAGATATCCGACGATTCCCACCACGTCATCGACGCGACCGGACTGCTGGTCACACCGGGATTCGTCGACCTGCACACGCACTACGACGGACAGTCTATCTGGTCGGATCGGCTCAATCCCTCTTCGGCGCATGGCGTGACGACCGCTCTGATGGGCAACTGCGGAGTGGGTTTCGCGCCGTGCCGGATCGACGACCACGACGTGCTGGTGGACCTGATGGCCGGCGTCGAGGACATTCCCGGCGTGGTGATGACCGACGGGTTGCCGTGGACCTGGGAGACCTTTCCGCAGTTCATGGATGCCGTTGACCAGCGCCCGCGCGATATCGATGTCGCGGCGTTCCTACCCCATTCACCGCTTCGCGTTTACGTGATGGGCCAGCGCGGGGTCGACCGCGAACCGGCTACACCTGCAGATCTGGCACAGATGCGCCGACTGGCCCAAGAGGCCGCCGAGGCTGGCGCACTGGGGTTCTCATCCTCACGGTTGATGACCCACCGCACCAAGACCGGAACCCAGATTCCCAGCTACAACGCCTCCTACGCCGAGATCCTCGCGATCAGCCGCGGCCTGGCCGACGGCGGGGGCGGGCTGATCCAGTTCGTCCCGGATCTACCCGAAGGCACCTACCAGCC is a window from the Mycobacterium sp. SVM_VP21 genome containing:
- a CDS encoding prolyl oligopeptidase family protein, coding for MTSMPAEQFEDPYLWLEDVTGDDALDWVRAHNDPTVEEFAGDDFEAMRATAREVLDTDARIPYVRRRGEYLYNFWRDATNPRGLWRRTTLDSYRTDSPEWDVVIDLDELARADDENWVWGGANVIEPHHTRALISLSRGGSDAVVVREFDMATREFVGPDGQGFELPEAKTRIGWEDDDTVLVGTDFGPDSLTDSGYPRMVKRWRRGQDLAQAETVFTGSATDVVVAAGRDRTPGFERTMVSRAIDFFNDEVYELRDGELIRIDAPTDASVSVHRQWLLIDLRTDWDTGTASYRAGSLLAADYDEFLAGTAQCSVVFEPDAHTALHHYAWTRDRLILVTLHDVASRVEVVRPGDWQRRPVAEVPANTNTVIAAADDTGDEIFLDSSGFNRPSRLLRGAVDGTLTEIKSAPAFFDADGLQISQYFATSKDGTAIPYFVVRPANATGATLLGGYGGFEVARTPGYDGVLGRLWLERGGTYVLTNIRGGGEYGPGWHTQAMRAGRHLVAEDFAAVATDLVDRGITRVEQLGAVGGSNGGLLMGIMLTAYPHLFGALVCQVPLLDMRRYHLLLAGASWVAEYGDPDDPDEWEFISKYSPYQNISADTAYPPVLITTSTRDDRVHPGHARKMTAALQDAGHRVWYYENIEGGHGGAADNAQAAFKSALSFSFLWRMLGNHAGR
- a CDS encoding aldehyde dehydrogenase family protein, with protein sequence MTATNSVAAFTGTGTVFSPATGETAGEVQWTDPADVEKIAAGLRTAQREWERRGAKGRAKALARFALWLGEHRDEIEKLLIAETGKSSTDAAQEVPLLIMILSYVIKVMDKAVAPESRPASLPVMSIKKIAIHYRPRPVVGVIAPWNYPVANALMDAIGALAAGCAVLLKPSEQTPLTAEVLRQGWLASGAPDVLAVVQGAREVAEAVIDNSDYVQFTGSTATGRKVAERAASRLVPVSLELGGKDPMIVCEDADIDLAAHAAVWGAMFNAGQTCVSVERVYVLEPVYDKFVAAVVRDVEALQMGTGEGKHFGALISDQQLSITERHVKDAVAAGARALTGGERAGGPGSFYPPTVLVDVDHSMACMTEETFGPTLPIMKVASVDEAIRLANDSVYGLSASVFSRDVARAKDIALQLDCGAVNVNDVISNLMCTTAPMGGWKTSGIGARFGGVDGIRKFCRQETVVAPRTNVGAGGNFYHNSLKTLARSNRLITKLALARPRRTAK
- a CDS encoding mycothiol transferase, giving the protein MTENDTTAALQALLRDAFTRLIEHADELTDGLTDEVADYRPTAQANSIAWLLWHSARVQDIQIAQVADVEQVWTRDGWVDRFGLDLPRDDSGYGHSPAEVAKVRAPAGLLAGYYRAVHQLTLRYLDGVTADELARVVDTHWDPPVTAGVRLVSIIDDCAQHLGQAAYLRGLKS
- a CDS encoding VOC family protein encodes the protein MIDHVGINCIDYAKSQKFYDAVLDVLGYTRQLDVGVAVGYGRDGKPTFWIADAGAGDASGPNREVHVAFSAADPEQVQAFYDTAVRLGAESLHAPRLWPEYHPGYFGAFVRDPDGNNVEAVCHQA